The segment CCTGGACGGTCGCGGAGGGCATCGAGGGGTCGAGGACGACGACGTTCGGCCCGAGGTCGACGTCCCCGGGCGCGGTGCTGACGGGCGTGACCTGGAAGCGCTGGGCGGCCGTGCCGTTGCAGGTGTACTGGACGAGCTGCACGCTGTCGGCCGTGGACGCGGCGGGGACGTCGAGGCACTTCCCGCTGTTGCGGTTGACGAGGTGGAAGGCGCCGGCTCCCTCGTCGACGGCCCGCCACTGCTGGTTGAGGCCGCCGCCGTAGGTCCACAGGTGGACGGCGGCGTTGTCGGCGGTGGAGACGTCGCTCACATCGACGACCTGGGCGGAGTCGGTGCGGCTGCCGATCCGGACGTGGCCGTCGGAGGTGGGTGCGATGCTCCATTGCTGGGCGGTGGTGCCGTTGCAGGCGTACTGCTGGACGGCGGTTCCGTTGGCGGTCGAGGCGGCGCGGGCGTCGAGGCACTTGCCGCTGCCGGAGTTGACGACGGTGACCAGGCCGGTGGGGACTTCGGCAGCCGCCGTGACCCCGGACTCGGCGGCGGGTGCGGCAGCGGCGGGGGAGAGCGCGACGAGGGCCGAGCAGAGCACTGTGCCGGTGGCCAGGACCGCGGCGAGGCGGTGGGGACGCGGGCGGGCGCGGGCGGGGCGCCGGGGCGCGGTGTTCCACGGAGGAAGCGGGGCGGGGGCGGGCATGGGGCTCCTTGGACGGTGGGGCAAGGGGGGAGACACGGAGCTGCGGAGGCGCTTGGGAGGGGTACCGGGGCCGTGGTCGCGGCCGTGGATCAGCCGTTGTAGGCGGCCAGGATCCGGGTGAACTCCCAAGCCTGCTGCCCGATGCCGGAGCAGGTGTCGGCGCCGCCGCCGGTGCAGGGCCGGTCGCGGTTGACGGACCAGAAGGTCAGCCGGGCCAGGTGCCGCTGCTGCGCGTAGCCGAGGATGGTGCGGAAGTCGGCCTGGGTGATGGTCTCGCCCACGTCGGTGACGCCGTTCATCGAGGAGATGCCGGTGTGGCGGTAGGCCTGGTCGTCGCCGTAGCCGTACGCGTTCTTCACCACGGTCTTGAGTCCCTCGGCCGCGCGGACGGTCAGGGTGCCCATGTTCTGTCCGTTGCCGCCGAAGTTGAACGGCATGATGGTCCAGCTGTCGACCGTGAGGCCCGCCGCGGCGGCGCGGTTGATGAGGCTGGTGTCGGGGCCGTTCTGGCCGGTGCCGAAGGTGACGTACACCTTCAGGCCGGGGTTGGCGGCCTTGACCGTCTTGAGGGCGTCGACCGTGCGCTGCTGGACGGTGGGGCTGTCGTAGGCGGCGGCCTCGATGTCGATGTCGATGGCCTTCAGGCCGTACGCGTCGATGACCTTCTGGTACGCGGCGGCGAGTTCGCCCGCGCTGGAGCAGGAGCTCTCCAGCTTGTTGCCGCTCCACCCGCCGAAGGAGGGGATGACGTCGCCGCCGGCCGCCCGGACCGTGTTGACCGTCTGCTGGTCGACGCCGCCGACGAGGGGGCGGCCGCCGTCCCACTGCGGGTTGCAGTAGCCGTTGCTGAGGACGAAGGCGAGCGTGAACCACTTGACGCCGGTGGCGTTCATGACGGTCGTCGGGCTCGGCGGGCTGCCCCAGCCGTTGTAGAGGTACGGGGCGACGGCCATGGTCCCGCCGGGGGCCGGGCCGGTGCCGCCGGCCGGGGGAGCCGTCCACTTCTGGTTGGCCGCACCGGTACACGTCCATATCTGCAGCCGGGTGCCGTTGGCCGAGCTGTTGCCCGTGGCGTCGAGACACTTGTCGGCCTGCGGGTTGACGAGGTCGCGGGCGGCGGTCACCGTCCAGCGCTGGGCGGCGGAGCCGTTGCAGTCCCAGAGCTGGACCGTCGATCCGTTCGCCGTGCCGCCCGAGGTCACGTCGAGGCACTTGCCGAGGGCCTTGACGGTGCCGTCGGCGCCCACGTCCCAGGTCTGGGCGGCCGTGTCGTTGCAGTCGTAGAGCTGGACGGGCGTGCCGTTCGCGGTGTTGGCCCCCGCGACGTCGACGCACTTGCCGCCGATTCCGGTGATCCGGCCGGCGGCGGCTTCCGCGGGGGTGTCGGTGGCGGCGGTGAGACCGCCGGCGGCGAGGGCGAGCGCGGCCACGGTGAGTGGCAGACGGGTCCGGTGCATGTGGGGGTCCTCTCGGGTGGGGGAGGGTTCGTCGGTGGAGGCGGCCGGGCGCCGAAGCCCACCGCGGATCTACCGGGTCGACCAGGCAGTTCAAGGACATGAACGCCATTCCACTTTCTGATCGGCAAAAGTAAAGGTCTGAACCAGACACGTCAAGAGTTCGCGCATTCAGGGCTTGAACGCACAACGCCCTTGGCAGTGCTGCAAGTTGGGTTTTGTCGGGAGCTGGCGTGAAGTGTTGACGGCAGGAGCGGTAGCGCCGGCCGCCGGGTGCGGCTGGCACGATGTCTGCATGGATCTCGTACATCCCCTCGACGGCTTGGACGCCCACCCCTGGCGCTCCTTCACCCACGCGTACGGCAGCGCGGAGGACGTTCCCGATCTGCTGAGGGCGCTGACCGGCACCGACACGGATGCGGCGGACGAGGCGCTGTCGGAGTTGTACGGGTGCGTGCTGCACCAGGGGACGGTCTACGCCGCCAGCGCGGAAGCGGTCCCGTTCCTCGCCAGGATCGCGGCGGCCGGGCACCGCTCGGCGGACGTCCTCGTGCTGCTCGGCGGCATGGCCGAGAGCGAGGACGAGCACGGCGTGACACCGGGCGCCTTACGGGCGTCGGTGGCCCGACAGCTGCCCCTGCTCCTCCCGTTGCTGGCCGCGGCCGAGCCGGACATCCGCCGGACCGCCGCCTGGGCGATATCCCACACCCGCGTGACCGGGATCGGGCTGTCCCCGCTGCGCGCGCGTTGGGAGGCGGAAGACGAACCCACCGCTCGCGCGGCGGTCCTGGGCGGGATCGCCCGGCTCGACCCACGGGCAGGAGTGGCGGCGGCCGCCACCGCACTGGACCCGTCCCAGGCCGACGAGGTGCGCATGGCCGCCGTGTTCGCCCACCTCGACGCGGACGCCCCGTGGACCGAGGCCTTGCACACGACGATGCTGTCCCTGCTGCCCGCCGAACTGCTGTACTCCGACCTCGACCCGGAGCGCGCCGAACCGCTGGCCGCCGTCGTCGAGGCACTCCTGGAAAGGGGCCGCGAGCCGGAGCGCGAGGCCGCCTTCGCCCTGGTCGACGCGGCCCTGCGCGACGGCCGGGCCGAAGTGCGGGCCGAAGGCCTCTGGGCGGCCGACCGCGCCTGCATGCTCTCCCGCAGTGCTCCGTCGCGGCTGGTGCCGAGCCTGCGCGCGGCGGCCGTCGACGAGAAGTCGGTGGTCGACATCGCCTCCCTCCTCGGCCGGCTGGGCAGCGTCGCCGCACCGGCCGCGGACGTCCTCGCCCCGCTCGCCGGACGAAACCCGCGCGAGAACGACGACCACGCGGACCGGGCCCTGGCGGCGCTCGTGCTCGTCGCACCCGCCCAGGCGCTTCCCCTGCTGGCCGCGGGCCTCGGGCACCGCCCACGGGCCCTCGGTGCGATCACCGGGCTCCGGAAGCCGGCCGGTCCCGCCCTCCCCTTCGACAAGGGTCTCCTCGACGCGGTCCGCGACCTCCTCTCCCGGCCCGAGTCCCTGACCGGCAACGAACCGTGGCAGCTGACCGACCTGCTGGCCGGGTGGGGGGCCGACGCCGCGCCGGCGTTGCCCGAGCTGTGCGCGGCGCTCCCGCACCATCCGAGCCAGGCGGCCCTGGCCATCGCGTCCGTCGCCGAAGCCTGCGCTCCGCCGGACCGTACCCGTGCCGTCACGTGCTTGAGGGCGGCGTCCGAACAGGGAGTGCTCCACGCGGCGAAAGCCCTGTACACGCTCGTCGGCGAGCCCGCGCCACTGCTGAGCTGTCTCGACCGCGCACTTGGGTCCGGCGGCCGCGATGTGGACTGGGAGGCCGGGATCCTCGGCGCGCTCGGTCCCCTGGGAGCGGCGCTGGCCCCCGTCCTGCGTGAGGCGCTCAGCGACTCCGACAGCACCACCACGCCCGCCCTGGACACGGACACCGCCCTCGCCGAGGCACTCTGGCGCATCACCGGAGACGCGGACGAGGCCGTTGCCGTTCTGGACTCGGTCCTCGCCCGCGCCGAACACGGCTCCTGGTCCCGGTGGTCGGTGGTACGCGCCGCCCGCGCGGCGGCGCTCCTCGGCCCGGCGGGGCGGCCGCTCGCCGCCCGGTTGGAAGCCGTCCTCGACGATCCGGTGCAGGCCCCGGCAGCGGTGGTGGCGCTCACGGCCGTGGCCGACCCCGCCTCGCTGGACCGCACCGCGCTCGCCGAGGCGGCCCTGCGCTCCGCCGAACAGGACGCCGATCCGACAGGGGCGTGTGACGCCCTGGAAGCCCTCGGTTCCACCGCGTTGACCACGGACCACCTGCGCCGACTCGCCGAGCTGGCCGACGGTGACGCCCGGGTCGTCCGCTCTGGAGTCGAAGACCGCATCATCCACGAGGACGAAGCCCTCCGAACCCGCGCCCGGGCACTGATGACCACGTTCACAGCCGCTGAAGCGCCCTGACCGACGAGGGCCCGCCCGGCCCTACCCTCCGGACACGGCCTAGGACACCAGCCCCTGGCCCTCCAGCTCCGTCAGCCGCACGGTGCACAGCCCCCCACGCTCGGCCTTCACCTCCGTCACCTTCAACCGGGTGCCCGGCGCGAGGATGAACTCCTCCTCTCCGGTGAAGGCGGAGAAGCGCCGGATCGCCACCGCCCGCGCCGGTGTGACCTCGAACAAGGTCCGCCTGCCACGGCTTCCGAGGAACGCCCGGGCCACCCCCAGCTCGGACGTGCACGACGACACGCCCCACCAGGTCACCGTCTGCCCCACCGGGTACTGGGACCGCAGATCCAGCGCCACGCCACGCCACAACGGCCGCGTCTGCGCCGGCAGCGCCTCCATCGCGGAGAACAGCAGCCGCAGGTACGGCAGGTACGGCACCAGCCGCTCCCGGTCCGGGGAGCGCAGCACCGCGTTGATCTCGCGGTAGAACGCCGACTCACACGTGTACAGGTGCAGCGCCGAGATCGCGTCGGCGGACAGCCCGTCCCCGGACGCCTCCTCCCCGAACCGGCTCGACCGCTCGATGTGCCGGTCCAGCCGGGCGAGGACCTGCGACACCGGCTCGACGGCCTTGCGGAAGTCCATCAGCGGTGTGTCGAACACCCCGGTGACGGCCGGCAGGACGAGTCCCTCGTCCTTGACGCTCGTGAGGCGCTCCAGATACAGCTGGTGCAGCTCCATCGTCGAAGCGATGAACGCCCCCATCCGCTCCGCGACTCCGTCGCCCTCCGAACCGCCGGTCGCCCCCGCCGCCTTCCGGTCCCAGCCCTTCCGCGGCAGCCAGTCGATCGGCTCGGCCCCCACCGCCGCCAGGGCGTCGTTCACTTGGGCGAAGTGCTCTCCCTCGCAGAAGATGTCCCCCTGGGCCGCCGGATTCGCATGGTCGAGGTGCCGGACCTCGACCCCCGGGTACTTCTTCTCCAGCCGCTGGACGACCCTCTTCAGGCTCCGGGCGTGCGCGCCCCACCAGGCGAACACCACGCCCCGGTCCTCCTCGTCGGCGTCCTGCTTCGCCCGGAGGATCTCCTCGACGATCTGCTCGGCCACGGGCCGCCAGAAGGAGGTGTGTCGATCGGTCGGCAGCGCCCCGTCCGCACTGGCCGTCAGGGACGCGTTCAGCAGCAGCACGCCCTGGGTGAGCATCGCCTGGAACCATTCAGGCGGCGCGACCGTGTCCTCCTTCTTCAGCAAGGCGCGGACGTCGGCGATCGGCGTCTTCTTCACGATGCCGTACTTCCACATCGCCGCCGCCTTGATGATGCAGCGAATGCTGACCACCCGGCCGAACTGGCTGTCCTTCCAGTCGCTGAAGGTGTTGTCGAACATCGCGATGCCGGTCGCGCTCTCCGGCCGGGGGTACGGGTTCTGTCCGAACGCGACCACCTTCCACTTCTGCGGCGGATGCGGCTTCAACGCCTGGAACGTCAACTCGCGCACCGGGACGACCTCCGGGCTGCGCTGGGGACCGATGAAGTCGGCGGCCCCCGGCTGTGCCTCGATCACCGGTGCCAGCAGCGGAAGCCACGGCTCACCGCCACCGGTGAACAGGTCGGCAAGGCCCAGCGGGTCCCCGGCGGAGGAACCCGCACCGCCGGTGGCCGTCACGTCGACATCATTCACGAGGACAGAACTCCCAGAACTCGAACCGGCCGCCCCCTCGGGCCCACCGGCATGTTGTACGGCTTCGGTGAGGTCGTCGCCGACCTTTCCGCCCTGTGCGGTGCCGGTCTGCGGAGCCTTCGCGTCAGCGACGAAAGGAAGGACGCCGCGGGACGTTGATCCGGACCCGCCGCGCGGACCCCGCTCCCTCGATGTCGTCGAGCTGCCCCAGCACCGCGGCCCGCAACTCGTCGTAGTCCGCGAACCCGTGATCGTGGAACAGGGAGTAGCCCGTCCACATCAGATTGGCGCACACCTGCGCGGGCACCCGACCCGTCTGCGCGCCCATCCCCACGAGCGCCACCGACCCGATGCTGCCGGGCTTCGCCCGGTTCTGCAGGTGCACTGCCTGGAAGGCCGCCGCGCAGGCCAGCGCCACGTTCATCGTCTCGCCGACGTTCTGCGAGGACTGGCGCATGGTCGGCGTGGAGATCAGATACCGCGGCACGGCCGCCCCGGACGGGACGCACACCGCGCTGCCCACCGGCAGGCTCCCGCCGAACCCGTCGCGGATCGCCCGCTGCACCCGCACCTGGATGCCCGCGCCGAGGTGCCGCTTGACCACGGCGTCGACGCCACCGTCCATCCGGCCCCGCGCGTTGGTGGGGGACACCCATGCGTCGACGTCCACATCGAGAAGCGAGCCCCGTCGGATCTCCACCTCGGGCGTGTCCGCGAACGCGGACCGCCAGGCCGCCACCACCTCGTCGTTGACGTCGACCAGAACGACCCTCAACGCATGCTGGAAACCCACGAATTAGCCCCTCTCGGACGCCCGATCGAACAAGATCGAAGCTATCGCGAGGCACTGACAACGCCTCGGTTCCGGAAGGCCGCCCGGGCCCGAGGACGACGCCGGTGTGCGTGCCGGTGCGGGGGGTCGGTGTCCGGATCCAGGTGGAGTGCATCGATTCGGCAGCGGTGTTCGTCTTCCGTTCACCGGCAGCCCGAGCGCGTGACTCCGAGATCTCCTAGACATAACGGGTCTGGACCAAGAGGTCCGGATGCGAAAGACCAAGGAGTTCCCCCGTCATGCCTCCCTCCCCCGACGTCTCCCGCCGCGCGCTGCTCGGTGGCGCCGCCGGCGCCGCCGTACTGGCCTCGCTCCCGCTGAGCGTGCGCGAGGCGCTTGCCGCGCCCGCCCGCCCCGGCCGGCTGGAAGACATCGAGCATGTCGTCGTCCTCATGCAGGAGAATCGTTCCTTCGACCACTACTTCGGGACCCTGCCCGGAGTCCGAGGCCTCGGAGACCGTACCGCCGTCCGCGGCGTCAACGGCAGGTCGGTCTTCCATCAGCCCGACCCCTCCCGCGCCGAGGGCCACCTCGTCCCCTTCGCGATGAACGCGGCCCACACCAACGCCTACCGCAACGGCGCCCCCGCGTTCGGCTTCGTCGATTCCTTCCCGCTCTGGAACGACGGGCGCGCCGACGGCTATGTCACCGGCCGCAGCAGCGGCTGGCTCGGCCACGGGTACTACGAGCCCGCCGACATGCCGTTCTACAACGCCCTCGCGTCCACCTTCACGGTCTGCGACCAGTACCACGCGTCGGTCCAGTGCAACACCAACACCAACCGCGACCACTTCATGACGGGCACCAGCGGCGGCACCGTCAACGACACCGTCGTCTACAACAACAGCTACATACCGGGTGGTTACACCTGGACCACCTACGCCGAGCGCCTGGAGCGGGCCGGGATCAGCTGGAAGACGTACCAGGCCCGCGACAACTACGACGACAACGCCCTCGCCTGGTTCCGGTCCTTCCAGCAGGCCAAGCCCGGCGAGCCGCTCCACGACAAGGGCATGGCGATGGCCGGCGCCCCGGCCGACCAGGGCGACGGCCACAGGATGGGCGACGCGCTGGTCGAGGCGTTCCGCACGGACGTAGCCGCCGATCGTCTGCCGCAGGTCTCGTGGATCGTCGCTCCGGAAGCCCTCTCCGAGCACGCGAGCTGGCCCCCGCCGTTCGGCGAGCACCTCACCGCCCGGCTGATCGAGGCGCTCGCGGACCACCCCGAGGTGTGGGCCAAGACCGTCTTCATCCTCAACTACGACGAGCACGGCGGCTTCTTCGACCACTGCATGCCGCCCGTGCCACCGCTCTCCGCCGCCCGAGGCAAGGCCACCATGTCCGTGGACGGCGAGGTCGTCGTCCGGGTGAAGCAGGCGGACGGCGCCACGGCGATGCGGGTCGTCTCCCAGGACGGCCGCTACCGGGTCCGCGCCGCCGACGGCGGCCTGACCTGGTCGGACACCCTGCCCGCCGGGGAGACCCTGGTCTCGGGACCGCACGCCATGGGCCTCGGCCTCCGGGTGCCGATGCTCGTCGTGTCCCCGTGGACCCGCGGCGGAGTCGTCGACTCCACCGTCCTCGACCACACCTCAGTGATCCGCTTCCTGGAGCGCCGCTTCGGGGTCCGCGAGCCCAACATCAGCCCGTGGCGCCGCTCCGTCGCCGGTGACCTGACCTCCGTCTTCGACTTCTCCGGCGAGGACGTCGTCCGGCCGGAACTGCCCGACACCAGCGGCAATGTGGCGAAGGGTCAGGCTGCGGCGGGGAAGCCGTCGATCGCCGTGCCCTCGCCGCAGTTCTTCCCGCGCCAGCAGCGCGGCACCCGCCCGGCCCGCCCCGTGCCGTACGCCTTGTCGCTGCGCTCCAGGGTCCGGGACGGCAAGGTGGATCTGGACCTCCGCAACCGGGGCCGACAGGCCGCCGTCTTCCAGGTGTACGCGGAGCCCGGCAGCACCCCCGACTTCTACACCGTCGGCGCGGACGAGCGGCTCTCCGGCGCCCGTGCCCTCCAGGGCGACGGCTACGACCTGCGGATCCACGGCCCCAACGGCTCGCTGTGGCAGCTGCGCGGTGACGCGGACGACGCGCTGGAGGCCCGGCTCAAGGAGGAGTGCGACGACGACCGCGCGTACCTGGTGATCGAGATCGAGAACCGCGGCCGGCGCTCCCGCACCGTCCTCGTCGGCGATCTGGCGTACGGCGGCGGGGTCCGCGAGGTCCGGATCGGCGGACACGACGAACGGACGGTGAAGCTCCGGGTGCCGGCCGAGCGCTGGTACGACGTCGCCGTGAGCGCCGCCGACGACCCGCGGTTCCTGCGCCGCTTCGCCGGTCGTTTCGCCGAGCCCTCCGGCGGCCGATCCGGTGATCGGCATCGGCATCGGCGCCGGGGCGTCACCGATCCGGCGATGGGCCTGCCCGACGCCCTGACCGCCGAGGTCGGCACGGCCGCCGGTGACGAACCGGTCGTCGCGGGCGGCACCACGGCCCGGTTCACCGCCACCGTCACCAACCGGGGACCGGTCGAGCTCCAGGACGTGACCGTCGCCTTCACGGTGCCGTCCGGCTGGACGGCGAAGCCGGTCGGGGACACCCCGCCGCAGACCGTGGCCGCCGGCTCCTCGTACACCGCGAGCTGGGACGTCACCGCTCCGTCCGACGCCCCGGCGTACGGCTCGGCCCGTCTGCTCGCGGTCGCCCGAGGCCGGGCGGCGGACGGCCTGCGCCTCGCCGACGGCGAGATCCAGGCCCGGATCGCCCCGTCGATGAGCGGGCGTCTGCTCGCGGAGGACTTCCAGTCGCTCGCCGGGAAGCTGGTCGAGCGGGGGCAGGTGCTCGGCTGGACGGCGACGGCACCCGACGGCTGGTCGGTCGTCAACGCCGCCGGGATGCCACAGGGCACGCCGATGTTCCAGGGCTGGACCTTCCACACCCGCCGCGCCTGGTCGGCCGGTGCCCAGAACCGCCCGAACTTCACCCGGGGCCTCGGCATCGTCGCGGTCGCCGACCCGGACGACTGGGACGACACCGGCGCACCCGCGAGCAAGGGCCGCTTCGACTCGACCCTGGTCTCACCGGCCGTCCCGATTCCGGCCGGGCGGACGACCCTCCGGGTGGACTTCGACTCCCACTACCGGCAGGAGGGCGACCAGAAGGCCGAGGTCCGCGCGGTCTTCGACTCCGGGGAGGAGGAGATCGTGCTGCGGTACGGCCCCGGCTCGCCCGACGCCGAGAACACGGCGGTGAGCCAGGAGCTCACGATCCCGCCGACGGCCCGCACGGTGACGCTCCGCTTCCGGATGTACGACGCCGGAAACAACTGGTACTGGGCGGTGGACCACATCCGTCTGGGCTGATTCCGAGGGCGAGTGGGGCCGACACGACGCCCCCGACTTGATAGGCAAGTGACTGCTTGCCTATCCTGGGGGCGTGGCCGACGACCTTTTCAAAGCCTTGGCCGACCCTACCCGCCGCACCATCCTCGACGAGCTCACGCAGAAGTCCGGGCAGACACTGTTCGAGATCTGCTCGCGCCTGAGCATGAAGCACCAGCTCGGCATCTCGCGTCAGGCGGTCTCCCAGCACCTTGCCGTGCTGGAGGCCGCCGGGCTCGTCGAGACCAGGCGGGAGGGCCGCTACAAGTTTCACGACCTGAACACGGCCCCGTTGCGGGAGATCGCCGAGCGATGGCTCGCGCCCCACCCGTCCGGACCAGAGGAGAGCACCCCATGAAGATCCATCTGACCAGCGTCTTCGTCGACGACCAGGCCAAGGCCGAGCGCTTCTACACCGAGATCCTCGGCTTCGTGAAGAAGCACGACGTCCCGCTGGGCGAGACGGACCGGTGGCTCACCGTCGTCTCGCCCGACGAGCGCGGCGGCACCGAACTCCTCCTGGAGCCCGCCGGCCACCCGGCCGTCAAGCCCTACCGCGACGCGCTCGTCCAGGACGGCATCCCGCTGGCCCAGTTCGCCGTGGACGACGTGCGGGCGGAGTACGAGCGCCTGAGCGCCCTCGGCGTCCGCTTCACCCAGGAGCCCCTGGAGATGGGCCCCGTCACCACCGCCGTCCTCGACGACACCTGCGGCAATCTGATCCAGATCGCCACCGAGCCGCAGTAGTACGTACGGCAGTGGCGCGCGCACGACCAGGTGCGCCGCAGTGGCCCCGCGCACCCCGTCAGGGGTGCCGCGGGGCGCGCCGTACGCGGGACGCGAGTACGGCCGTGAGACCGCTTCCGACTCCGGTGCCGAGGACCGCCCAGGTGGCGGGGTGAGCCCAGGCGCCATGGGGAAGCTGCTGCGCCAGCACGAAGACGCCCATCACGACGACGAACCAGCCGAAGGCCGTCCTCAGCGTCTCCTGTGGGATGCGGCCGGCAAGGCGCGCACCGGCCACGCTGCCGACCACGGCCGCGGCGGTGACCGTCAGGGCGAGGGCCCAGTCGACCGACACGCCCGAGAGGTGCCCGGCGAGTCCGGCGAACGAGTTCATCGCGATGACGAGGAGCGAGGTGCCGACCGCGGCACCCATCGGCAGTCCGCCGAGGATCGCGAGGGCCGGGACGACGAGAAATCCGCCGCCGGAGCCGACCAGGCCCGTCACGGCACCCACGGCCACGCCCTTGGCGGCGATGCCCGCGAGGGGCCGCCCGCCCGGCTCGGGCCCCTCCCGCTCCTGTCGGCGCCGCCCGCGGAGCATCGCCACCGCCGTCGCCGGCATCATCAGCGCGAAGGCGACGAGCAGGACGGTGCCGGGCGTGTGCTCCGCCAGCCGCCCGCCCCCGTACGCGCCGAGCATGCTGAACGCGCCGAAGAGCAGACCCGTGCGCCAGCGGATCCGGCGCGCCCGGGCGTGCGGGAGCAGGGCGGCCAGGCTGGTGACGCCGACCACGAAGAGCGAGGTGGCGATCGCCGCCTTGGTGTCCTGACCGGCCAGAAAGACCAGGATCGGCACCGTGAGGATCGAGCCACCGCCCCCGAGCACGCCGAGGCTGACGCCGATGAGCAGGGAAGCGGCGACGACGAGCACGGTCACGGCGTGCTCCGCAGCTCCGCGATCACCGTACGGATGTCAGCACGCGGGCCGCGGTTGTACGGCAGCTTGGAGAGCAGTACGCCCATCGCGCAGGAGTTGCTGAGGGCCGCGTAGGTCAGGCCGGCCCCGAGCGCCGTCCCGACGAGATGGACGCCCGGTACCAGGACGCCGACGAGGCCGGTGGTCAGGACGACGGAACCGGTGACGAGACGTACCTGTCGCTCCATGTCCCAGCGAGCGGGGCCGCGGTTCACGGGCGCGCCGACAGCCTCCCAGGCGTTCATGCCCCCGTCGAGGACGCGCAGGTTCGACAGCCCCGCCCCGGCGAGCGCCTGCTCGGCCTGGGCGGCCCGACCCCCCGACCGGCAGACGAGGACGACGTCCTCGTCGAGGTGGGAACGGAGTTCGGCCCGGTGCTCGCGCAGGGTGTCCAGGGGGACGTTGTACGAGCCGGGGATGTGGGCCGTACGGAACTCGGCGGGCGTACGCACGTCGAGCAGGCGCGGGGCGCGTCCTTCCTGGACGAGCCGGTGCAGGACGGCGGGGGTGAGGGAGGTCGGAGTGGGGGTGGGCTTGGCGCTCATGCGTGGGCTCCGGATCGAGGAAGGTAATACCTAGGGGGGTATGAGCGGGAGAGGGGGAGGGCGAGGGGGAGTGGGGCGGCCCGGGCGGTGCGGGGCGGCGAGCCCCCGTGACGACCGGTGGGTGGATCAGGCGGCGGAGGGGGCCGCGGGCAGGGCCCAGGTCGCGTAGCCGCCGAGGACGTCCGAGACGTCATCGATGCCACGGTGTCGCAGCAGGCTGGCCGCGATGGAGGAGCGGTGGCCGCCGGCGCAGTGCACGACGAGGGGGCGGTCGGTGGGCAGCTCCTCCGTGCGGCGCGGAAGCTCGCTCAGGGGGATGTGCAGGGCGCCGTCGATGGAGCCGTTCGCCTCGCGCTCGCCGCAGGTGCGCACGTCCACGACGACGGGAGGGTTGTCGCCCGCGAGAGCGGTCCGCAGCTGGGCGGCGGTCAGCCGGCTCGCCGGGGTGACCTCGTCGGCCAGCTCCTCCAGGGCCTCCTCCGGGTTCCGCAGGTAGCCCACCGCGCGGTCGAAGCCGATCCGGGCGAGACGGGTGACGACCTCCTCCTCCCGGCTCTCCGGCGCGACGACGACGAGCAGGTCGGCGGGGTCGAGGACGGTGCCGGCCTGCTCGGCGAACCGCCCGTCGGCGGGTACGTTCACCGCGCCGTGCAGGTGCCCGGCCGCGAACTCCTGCGGGGAACGCGCGTCGACGACGACCGCACCCGAGCGGCGCAGCTCGGCGAACTCGGCCCGGGCGAGCGGTCGCGCCGCGGTGGCGGCGTCGTACCGGTGCCGGTCCTTGCGGTTGAGCTCGGCGTCGTAGGCGAAGTAGCCCGGCGCGGAGGGCTGGCCGGCGGTGACGAGCGCGACGAACGCCTCGCGGCTCATCGGCGCACAGGCGTAGTTGGTGGCGCGCTGTTCCCCGATCGTGGACCGCTTCTCGGTGGAGAGGCTCTTGCCGCAGGCGGAGCCGGCCCGCGCCCACGGGCTCACCGTCGTCGGAACTGCGTGAAGAACACGACAAGTCCTTTCGGGGCTCCCCGGATTTCGATACCCCCATGGGTATCTTTGACTCGACCGTAAGCCGACTCGCCGCGGCGAGTCAAATACCCCCCTAGGTATTCATCCCCGGCTGATGGCGAGGGAGACTTGCGCGGAAGCAGCCCGCCCGCCCGTGTCGGCAACGGCGTCCAGT is part of the Streptomyces sp. NBC_00250 genome and harbors:
- a CDS encoding phosphocholine-specific phospholipase C; protein product: MPPSPDVSRRALLGGAAGAAVLASLPLSVREALAAPARPGRLEDIEHVVVLMQENRSFDHYFGTLPGVRGLGDRTAVRGVNGRSVFHQPDPSRAEGHLVPFAMNAAHTNAYRNGAPAFGFVDSFPLWNDGRADGYVTGRSSGWLGHGYYEPADMPFYNALASTFTVCDQYHASVQCNTNTNRDHFMTGTSGGTVNDTVVYNNSYIPGGYTWTTYAERLERAGISWKTYQARDNYDDNALAWFRSFQQAKPGEPLHDKGMAMAGAPADQGDGHRMGDALVEAFRTDVAADRLPQVSWIVAPEALSEHASWPPPFGEHLTARLIEALADHPEVWAKTVFILNYDEHGGFFDHCMPPVPPLSAARGKATMSVDGEVVVRVKQADGATAMRVVSQDGRYRVRAADGGLTWSDTLPAGETLVSGPHAMGLGLRVPMLVVSPWTRGGVVDSTVLDHTSVIRFLERRFGVREPNISPWRRSVAGDLTSVFDFSGEDVVRPELPDTSGNVAKGQAAAGKPSIAVPSPQFFPRQQRGTRPARPVPYALSLRSRVRDGKVDLDLRNRGRQAAVFQVYAEPGSTPDFYTVGADERLSGARALQGDGYDLRIHGPNGSLWQLRGDADDALEARLKEECDDDRAYLVIEIENRGRRSRTVLVGDLAYGGGVREVRIGGHDERTVKLRVPAERWYDVAVSAADDPRFLRRFAGRFAEPSGGRSGDRHRHRRRGVTDPAMGLPDALTAEVGTAAGDEPVVAGGTTARFTATVTNRGPVELQDVTVAFTVPSGWTAKPVGDTPPQTVAAGSSYTASWDVTAPSDAPAYGSARLLAVARGRAADGLRLADGEIQARIAPSMSGRLLAEDFQSLAGKLVERGQVLGWTATAPDGWSVVNAAGMPQGTPMFQGWTFHTRRAWSAGAQNRPNFTRGLGIVAVADPDDWDDTGAPASKGRFDSTLVSPAVPIPAGRTTLRVDFDSHYRQEGDQKAEVRAVFDSGEEEIVLRYGPGSPDAENTAVSQELTIPPTARTVTLRFRMYDAGNNWYWAVDHIRLG
- a CDS encoding ArsR/SmtB family transcription factor, with translation MADDLFKALADPTRRTILDELTQKSGQTLFEICSRLSMKHQLGISRQAVSQHLAVLEAAGLVETRREGRYKFHDLNTAPLREIAERWLAPHPSGPEESTP
- a CDS encoding VOC family protein: MKIHLTSVFVDDQAKAERFYTEILGFVKKHDVPLGETDRWLTVVSPDERGGTELLLEPAGHPAVKPYRDALVQDGIPLAQFAVDDVRAEYERLSALGVRFTQEPLEMGPVTTAVLDDTCGNLIQIATEPQ
- a CDS encoding sulfite exporter TauE/SafE family protein — encoded protein: MTVLVVAASLLIGVSLGVLGGGGSILTVPILVFLAGQDTKAAIATSLFVVGVTSLAALLPHARARRIRWRTGLLFGAFSMLGAYGGGRLAEHTPGTVLLVAFALMMPATAVAMLRGRRRQEREGPEPGGRPLAGIAAKGVAVGAVTGLVGSGGGFLVVPALAILGGLPMGAAVGTSLLVIAMNSFAGLAGHLSGVSVDWALALTVTAAAVVGSVAGARLAGRIPQETLRTAFGWFVVVMGVFVLAQQLPHGAWAHPATWAVLGTGVGSGLTAVLASRVRRAPRHP
- a CDS encoding rhodanese-like domain-containing protein, whose amino-acid sequence is MSAKPTPTPTSLTPAVLHRLVQEGRAPRLLDVRTPAEFRTAHIPGSYNVPLDTLREHRAELRSHLDEDVVLVCRSGGRAAQAEQALAGAGLSNLRVLDGGMNAWEAVGAPVNRGPARWDMERQVRLVTGSVVLTTGLVGVLVPGVHLVGTALGAGLTYAALSNSCAMGVLLSKLPYNRGPRADIRTVIAELRSTP